The segment TACTATGAAAAGTAGTgatataagaaaatatgatTATGTAATTAATGCattagataatataaaagctcgaaaatatgtaaataagTTATGTataatggaaaaaaaagtattaaTAGAAGCTGGAAGTACAGGTTATAATGGTCAGGTATATcctatatattataaccAAACAAAATGTTATAGTTGTGAAGAAAAaccaaaaaataaaacatatgCTATATGTACAATAAGACAAACACCTTCTTTACCTGAACATTGTGTTGCTTGGGGGAGATTAATATTTGAGacatttttttgtaaaaatgATAACGAAACATTAATAGATATTAAAAATCATATAGAAGAAGAATCTAAGAAAAGGAATATGGATAAGAAggaaattataatttttatttttaattatttatttaatgataCTATAAAAGAgttaatttatttaaagaaaGATTATACAACTATTCCTATACCAATACATTTTGAATGTGATGAGAATATTATAGATCTTTTTgaatatgaaaatgaacataagaataatgaaaaaaatatagacaaattgaatgataataataaaaacaatatgggtgataacaaatattattctAATAATTTCAATTGTGAAGAAACAAATAGAGAAAAAGATGATAATGTACTCATGTTATCGTCACAAAATATATgggataaaaaaaaatgtatagaaatgtatataaaaacatttttaaaattatataaatatctcaatataaataaaaaagaacaacaatatttaatttttgataaagatgatgatgaatgtataaattttataacatCTATATCCAATATTAGAATGTTAAATTTTTCAATTAATCAAAAAAGTAAATTTGATATACAATCCATAGCAGGAAATATCATACCTGCAATATCTTCGACTAACGCCATTGTTGCCTCCTTACAAGCTTTTCAATTAATTCATGTGATTGAATATTTTGaaacattaaaaaataaaaataaaaaaaaaataaatagtaataatagtaataataataataataataataataataataataataataacaacaattATGAGGATAATGCTAGTTATTGTGATGAAGAAGAATATAAGACAGACCATTTTAATATACGAAATAGTAAAGCTAAACATGTATGGGTAAAAAGTATAGTTAACggaaataaaatattttcaagAGGAAACTTAGTTAATGCTGAACCTTTAGAAATCCCCAATCCaaattgttatatatgTCAGCAACCTactatacatatatatataaaaaatttcgACAAAATgacattatataattttgtaaaaGATATATGTATGAATGAATtgtcatttttatatcctTTCCTAGATAAAGATgatagaaatatatttgactatgatttatttcaagaaaatgatgatgattatatacaaaatcTATATGCTTCCTTAAATTATTGGAATATAAAACAtgatgaaatattattacttacAGATTTTCAAAATAACAATGATCAATTGGAAATGCACTTAAAAGAAGACCCTTCCCTGGAAACagaatattttatacaacAAAAAAAGGTTCCTTcgaaaaaaagaaacataACTTATATGCACGTCGAAGGAAATATGGACACTGAAAGgtaaaatgaaatatatgcacatatatatatatatatatgtatatatatatatatgtatatatatatatatgtatatatgtatgtatgtatatgtatttatttatttatttatttatttatatacatgCGAGTCgtaaataatttatattatataatatccATTTTAATGTTATGATACTTCGATTCCTTTCCAACATATGccttataaataaatgtttatatatttacatcatttaatttttgtagcgttaaaaaaaagaaacatatattatccGACGAACATAAGGAAACAAACGATGAAAAACAACCTACTAAAAAGAGAAAACAGGACTCGATTAAAGtagaagaaataataattgaCGACGAAGAAAGTGACAATCAAAATGTTGTCTTGATtgattaaatataaaaataaataaataaataaatatataaataaataaataaatatataaataaataaatatataaatatataaatatataaatatataaatatatatatatatatatgtaaacCATTTTAAGTTGAAATGTCAAAATGTGCAATATTATGAATCTATAAcaatttaattaaaaatgaacaaaagAGACAAGTTAAAGATTGAATGGGCATGTCCcatacaaaaaaataaaattgtataaatgtgtgcatacatatatatatatatttatatatacatgttggtttatacatatgtttattattcatatatgtAAGAAGGACCCTCCGTTAGCTCTACCTATTAAATCGTTCAATAAGTATATCAACTTTATACGCAACTATATAAACATcaacataaataaataatgaattatatgtatgatgatctaatatatttattaataatcCTCTTGCTGGTTTGAAATAATGATCTATCATGTTGAAGTTTttgaaataaatttttttgtcttttttttgaataattagggttttattttttatttgtattaatGGACATGATATGTTTTTAAATCGATATGTATTATTCAAATTGTACATATTATTGTTCACGCTGTTCCCattgttcatattgttCTCATTGTTCGCACTGTTCATATTGTTCACattgttcatattgttCACATTGTTCACGCTGTTCACATTGTTCGCATTGTTCACATTGTTCACATTGTTCACATTGTTCACATTGTTCACATTGTTCATATTCTTCACATTGTTCATATTCTTCACATTGTTCacattttcatttgtttCACCTTGTGTTAATATTCGTTGCACATCCACATCCCCATTTAGATCTTTTTCCTTATATACctcatttaataaatatattagtTGTACGTTATTTATGTTGAAATTAAAAAGCTggaaaaatttataaagCAAATTCAACGGGACTATTTTTTCCagatttatttttttcatatctAAATGTgtgttataattatttaaaaattcatCAAAATTATTGTAGCTATTTTGTTCATTCTTTGTATAGGATATCCCCGATGTATCATATGtactattatattttgCACATGTATTATGTTCgtcataattattataattttttttatttttatctacAGACATTTTATCTTCTATAAAGGTACTCTTGAGATGAATAGctttatttaaaaagttGTTATCATgttgtaatatattaacacGTGGTATAAGAATATGAGATAAATTTTTAGACCttattaaattatgaataatatgatcattaaaatttaataattcgatattttttaaaatgtcttcaaaagaataatctctgattttattattattactattattattattattattattgttgttgttgtaGAATGCAAAATTTCGTTGGATtgtatttaaatatattaatatatcattatttgtatatggtaagaaaatattataaaaaaggataagaaaaaaaatattcgtatttttatattgtttataattatttaaaatataatttgtattttttaataacgTTTCTAAACATAAGTTTAGTATATCTTCTTTGTAATATTCTCGATGTTTTAACATGAAAAACTCATcataatattcttttttttttatttcttcaaTAAGTACTTTATCCAGATAacttcttttttctttctgAAAGAATGAAGACGACACACCTTCTTCTTTATGAtcatacaaatataaatcattatcttcatttttatgtttatgCAAATCgttatattcatatatatgtctTTCCATATGTTCAACATGCTGATCTATATTTACATTTGCTTCATCTGTTAAATGCCGATTTGTATTATCCGATTGATgtttttttgatttttcgtttttaataaaacaGCCAAATTGGTCCACAACATTTTTTATCTCTTGAAATTTATAAGTGGTTTGATAATTTAGATGTATGGATTCACtatgtaataaatttattttatttatttgttctGTAGTATTCATATGTTTATCTTTAACCTTATAATTTTGTAACATTGTTATATTGTTAAGAGATTCATTTATGTGTGTTTTGTTCTtgtatttaataatttgaTCATCATCagaataatttaattttttatgaacATTATTTGGAATAGCaaaattttgtttataattatttattgtttttttacTTTGATCATAATCATGTATCatagataaaatatattccGTACTAATACCTTGAttcatattgttatatatatctttaacataataaaatttattattatttttcatctCAGAAATTAAGGACTTCAATTTTTCGACATATAGCCTTTTTTCTTgatcatttaaatttacaaaattatttaataaacaattatatacttttttgAACTCACTttgtaaattattatattttacattatttGAACTGTATGAACTATTTGTAGGATAGTTATTTATGGTTGTATTATTcttatacatattaaaatggaatatatatttgttctTATCATTACATATTGAATGATCACCCAAACgacaataataattaatattattattactattaataatatcattactattaatattattattactattaatattattaatatcattatcattattattattattattattatgtggGCAGTCAGATTTCATATtaccattattatttatatcctccaatagaaatatttccttttctatataatataaagaataatcATAGAAATGTAAATTGAcataagaatataataaagacATAATACTAGAAACCTTCATGTCATGTATGTGCTTTATCAAGATATTTTTGATAatgatacatatatgtatagagaaataagaataatatgataaattatataaagcATCTAAAACATTAATCAAATAACTATTATCAACGTTtgaaaaatttaataatatattatttatatttaatttatatttaggtatattaaaaaataaataagaattataataacttttaaaatattcctttttttttaatatatctaatgatttatataaagaagaaTTTAATTTACTATTATGATAAGGATCAAACAATTtgttatttaatatattcataaatttagtattattaagacctatattatcattattattattattattattattatatgtattatatttttctgGTTGGTAATATAACTTCTTTACATTTTCATAATacatgttattattatgacGATTAAAATTTAGATTACCCTCTTGTACATGtacattatttaatataccTCTCTCATTAGCTATAACCATAAgcaatattaatatataattttcatttcttatatttaacaagcctaatgtatataaaaacttACATGCAcatttaaaagaaatatcacgcattttataaatgaacaaataatcatatatatcgtaaattatattatgatttatGTTCTCCTTTTTGtttgttatataatattttgcTAAAGCTAATGATAAATGTTGTAAAGATGTTACATTAACactattaatatatttatatgttacatcttttatttcttcatataattcttttggaaaaatatttattttcgATAAACAAGAAATGGATATACAGAAagaatttatattcatatttttaaaaaaaattaatctttttataatttcttttatcaAAATATCTTCAAGAATTCTAATTTCATTTGATTCCTTCGCATGATTATTTGTATTCTTTTGATCATTTACATATGGGGACCTAGATACAAGATCTTtcttattatcatatttatttatagtatcatcattacatatattatcatgtttatttatagtatcatcattacatatattatcatgtttatttatagtatcatcattacatataatatcatgtttatttatagtatcatcattacatatattatcatgtttatttatagtATCATCATTAGATACACTTCCCAccatattttcattttgcTTCATGTTGATACCTTCCCTATGTAGTAGTACATCTTTTTTACAGTGACCCTTTGTTGTAGTTACTTTTTGTAAATGATTAGAaggaatataatatgtattgTAATTTTTGTTATGATAATgttttacatttttatattttgcataatcataatttataatagtaagatttctttctttttttttatctattaaattatataatccATAAAGTAAACATGATAAACCATattcattaattttttcaatattataaataatttctttGATCATACCTTTATATAAATCGAgatgtatatttttcatttttaatttccCAAAGGAATATATGAGTGAAACTAATGAATGAATATTACAATTctttatatcatatataaaattattttttcctaggaaacgaaaaaaattattattatataattgttGTTTTGCTAAAAGATTTGATATAATTATACTATTATTTAAAGAgatgaatttttttttatatatgaaaatatttagtATTTTATTAACAAGTAGTAGATCATATGAACAATAATATTCCTcctttttcttatttttaaattgtGTGTTGATATTGGGCATATCCATActtaaattatttacacatacattatttttactattatttatagatacattgttaatatttacattatttgAATTAATAACACTTCctatattattcatattattattattattattattattgttcaGTTTAAAATGGCttatcaaaatatttagTAACTCTTTATCGTTATATTcattcaaataaaaatatataattttattcatataagAACTACATTCAAACATATTCATTTTACAAAACAGAATAAAGTTCTGTAATAtatctttctttttaatacatatgttgttatattttaaatcCTCATCActtaatataataaaatctCCTTGctgtttctttttttctattttatctatattattatgtacattattatatgtattgtCGCACATGTGctttataaattttattcctttttgttttatacatgtattaatataagatgctaacatattaaattcatatatCTTCTCATTATAACAAGAActcatattttttattacattttttatcacattttttatcatattttttatcaattttttttcttgttcttttttttccataCGTCTTGttatcttcattttgttcAAATTGTCATACCTACATGTCGAAGTATTTGTATTGTcaataaaatttttttttaaaacatttaaagaatttttattttgttctgAATTAAGTGAAATATTATCATGTGGATATTCATAACTTTGAGATGTATTATATCCTTCAATCATAtggattttttttttttttttttttataaaattattactatttatGATTTCATTATTGAAGACTTGTTCTTTTTGGatgttcatattttttatatccgtttcatatttattaaacaatcctttatattttagaaaattaaaaaatatagttCCGATTAATGATTTTTCATCTTCTACATTATGTATAGTATGATGACAtgatttgtttttattaataagatcattcttttcttttgtaCTGCTAGCatcttttataatattatcttcCTTATTAGTCTCCTTATCAGTGTCATACAAAAAGAGGTTTTCTAAATATGTGTGTTTTGCTTTTTCTATAATTACATCAgaagaatatatttgtaaaaacAAGTTCATGAAGAgagttatatttttttctacatTTTGTGTTGTATGTATATcttgtttttgtttttgtttatgtgaatatgttataatatCCATAACAAATTTATGATTACTACTCaatctatatattattgaCATGTCTTTTTTTCCTGATGAAATTGTATTCCagtattttataaaaaaatttaaaaatatgttggaataatttaaatttaaaaagaatggtaataaataaaaatgaaattctacaattatgttatttaaaaactttataaattcttttaaatacatttggtacaaatttttttcagTACAAGAGATATAAgagaaataataaaaaagaaatatgggattatagaaataaaagttggaaaaaaatatatattttaaatatttatacatactatcttgataattattaatacaaaaggataaaagtatatttaaaatgtgATCTTTAAATAAAGGGGGATATTTTATATCTCCATTATTAAaggtaaatatattataagtattattattattattattattattattattattattatcattattattgttactatgtatattattgtttgttattatgttattttttatggATCCAATTTTTGATACACTTTCTTGTTGATcagttatatttttatttatcaaTATACTATCAAgttttatatcattttctaTGCTTAATATTTGATcccttatttttttaaaatgatCTCTTAATTTATTGTTTTGTAAACATTCTTGTGTGATATTATCTTTtgtaattttatttgttgTGTTGCtcattttgttttcttctttggtttttacatttcttttctttaactcttcataatattttatcattttatattgatcagatttttcatatatttctttatatacACCTACATTATTTGTTCTCCGTGTGtagtaaaaatattttatttcgCTTTTATCTATATGATCATCTCTTCTTATTATGCTTACATCATTATCTTTCATTTTATAGTTCaacttattttttaattcaaaATGGTGattattgttataataaaGGTAATTCTTTAAAGGAGCACACTTCTTATTagtattttttaaagaGCTCTCTCTTGAATAAaccttttttatattatcccCTTGTAagttattttttcttatattatcCCCTTGTAagttattttttcttatattatcCCCTTGTAAGTTATTTTGTCTTATATTATCCCCTTGTAAGTTATTTTGTCTTATATTATCCCCTTGTAAATTATTTCTTCCTATATTATCCGCTTGTGAATTATTAAATGCCCCCTTTTGAAAACCATCACTTTGctcaaaaataatatgatcATCACTTACTTTAGATGCgcattcatttttataatttttatgtacttcattatgatttatatttatattattatttataaaatgtattacatcaaacatatatatatttttaaatgcGCAGGTATGATTTTTGTTATTACatgtaaaaaatttattgctccttatatattcatatgttAAGCTTTTCAAGGGGTATAAATTAACATTATCATGATCATTACATGGTTTTAATGTTGACGTTTGTGTTGACGTTTGTGTTGACGTTTGTGTTGACGTTTGTGTTGGCGTTTGTGTTGACGTTTGTGTTGACGTTTGTGTTGACGTTTGTGTTGACGTTTGCGTTtgtatatgtgtatatttttttgattttgtACTCACTTTATTTTGCTCATCAGATTTATGGATGTTCACACAATTTGATAAAGACTTGTTATCAATAGACATTTGGGAAGctggtttttttttattttgatttatatattttacatttttcttagcatgttcatattttttttgattttctTCATTGATCATATGTTTGTTAATTTtacttataaatatatccaatgtaaatattttaagtttttcaaaatatttatattccgtagacaattttaaaaaaaggaatatattataaggacttgtttttaataaatgtttttgtaataattcaaataaataatgtgtttgatcattatcattaatcttaatattgttatttaaataaatatataaaacttttttaaatgaatGTCTCCTATTATTTAtagtaaaatatttatatttttgttttcttaaattttctatatctttttttataaatgttaatatatcgcattttaagaaattacaataataatataaccTTTTATAATCTCTTgtactttttatatttttattatgaaaaaaagaatataatataagttcattatatttttcattacCTGTTAATTTTTGTATCTCCTCAatcctttttcttttattatatatataccaaTTCAACgtgttctttttttctttattctTCTCCTTCCCATCATttcttaaatatttatataacaacCCTTTTAACTTGATACTAGAAAAGGTAActttacttttttttaaaaaaaaatgttgcataattattcattttttttttttttcttcaaaaACATGActtttgtaaatattatataaatatataaataaataaatatatatatatatatatatatatatatatatatagaataaacaaaattaaaatatataaataaataaatatatattatatatatatatatatatatgtatgtatgtatttataaaaatttatctattaaatatatgatgaCACATTTTTAACTTGTTctcattttattttccttacGTTTTTCTACAGAAGGGTTATaacattataaatatattagaaataataaaaggaaaaaaaaaaaaaaaaaaaaaattacaatctctatattttattttactaaacccaaaatttttatatttattggttatatttcataaaaataataaaaagagaaataagctaatttttatatgcttagttaaataaaaaagtgaataatataaatataaatatataatatatatatatatatatatatatatatatatatatataatatatgtatatggGGCTTAtagtaaatatatgaaattcccccaataaaatatttacatatatatatatatatatatattatattagcaatgttgtttttatatatatatatatatatatatatatataatatatatgtttcattattatattataatcaaagttttataattttattaatttatataagaaaaatatatatatataatatttatatattatattatatagttgtattttcatattaaaaaaaaatatatatataaatcccttttttcctttttttttttttttcttttactaataaaaagaaaaaataattaaaatatataccttttgtaaatttttttctataaattattattataatattgtttttattattttattattttattatgagCATCTCAGAagttaaatatatatatataaacataacAACGTTcataacatttttatatatttcttttatattgtgttgaattttttttcttttattaaaaagaaaatgtaattttttttaattcttgTTTTTATCACGCTTTATTCATATCTACATATAATTcaaagaaaaaaggaaaaaaaaaaaaaaaaaaaaaaaaaaaaaaaaaaaaaaaaaaaaaaaaaaacataatataacataacataacataatataatataatataatataatatatttatatatattgatttattttGCTGGTGTCATATtctccttttttttaaaagaaaaaaagtCCGAGAGATATGAAGGAATTTCTTGTAAaagatatttttaataacaGCCAGATGTATGGTGAGAAGAACAAAGCAGGActacataatatttacaatatattaaaaaatgatgagaataaaaaaaatgagaaaaagataaaagaagtatttaaatatatagataatattttaaaacGAGATTTCGAAAAGGATGTTTTAAGTATACctatatctttattaaaagaaaatgacaagaaaattatttttaataactTAAGAAGATTATTCAAATGCTTCTCCTTATTTATCGGACAGCAAGAATATATGGATTCCTTAGCagattttttattttacttatataaatatatgagAAAGGCAGATGTAAAGAGGACATACAAATTGTTAAGAAAAAGTTTACCTTTTGAGAGTGATGCTGTTGAAGGTGAGCCAAGACGTCcgaaagaaaaaaaaaatgaaaatgtgAAGGATGATGACGATGATAAGGGTGGCGATTACGATTACGATGACGATGACGATGATAAGGGTGGCGATTACGATGACGATGACGATGAcgatgatgatgatgatgatgatgataatgacGATGGTGATAACCAAATTACAAAATCAAATAAAGCTACTAATGCACCAAACAAATACACTGATGTCCCACAAAACCATTTTGCTAGAaacaaatttttatttaattttatattttatagtAATATCCTGATTTATTTGGAAAAGTTGAAAAAGGAAGATAGCAAAAACCTTACTTCAGATGAACATTACTTTTTTatgaatttaaaaaataatatattaaataaaaaatatatattcacaTTAAGCAATTATATCCcttattttgttttaagTTATCCTTCCTTTCCCTTATTTCTTGAGAACttgtttaatatatttttttttgttcgaaataatttaattacattttttataaaaaatatatacaaaaaagtAGGAGAGCTGGTATATTTGAGGAACatagatataaataaaaggtttactttaaaaaaatattataatcttttaatatatgtatatttgttatataaaatgaaaattgtcatatctttatatataaaaccaaataaatatattatattgaatgatatattaaatgataacactattatacaattatatttagatatattaagagattttaaaaatactatatattttatattcaacacaattaaagataaaattaatgtaaataatacaaaagGAAATCATTGTATAGAATTCTgtttcattattttatatttaattaatattgtATATTCTAACCACAATGatgttttaaatatatttttaaataatagtaaatttaataaaaatatcttATTTATGGAAAAGTATAAACATATGTTTTCTcaatataacaaaatatataaaatctTATTTGAAGCTACGAAATCGAAACCATATGATgatgtaaaaatatatgatcacatgaaaaatattttgtatggaaaaaaaaagatgtTTGTAAAAAAGAgtaataaacataaaaaaaataataggAACAACACATCAAAtgtagaaaataatattaataataataataaaaatattgtgaattcctttttttttcctcataaagacaaaaattataattatttaaaatatataagaaatgaAGTATTACAAAAACAGGTACAAGAAAAACAAGAAGGAGGAGAATATTCACTtgtatatgttttattatttttttattatctaaCAACAAgatgtataaaaatatatgacTACACCTGTGATTTGCATGAcatgattttttttaaaaaattttttatatacaaaatattaaaagaagaggaacatataaatgatCAACATATAGATGATCAACATATAGATGATCAACATGTAGATGATCAACATATAGATGATCAACATATAGATGATcaacatataaataattcgAAAAATATAACAGTGGTAAAAAAACATACAGATGTAAATACCTGTACAAATAATGTTATATCAGAAAATTATGcaaaatgtttttataacCCGTACTTTTTTAATCTTGTcaaaaataatttctttttatacATCAATGTAGACAAGAATATTCTG is part of the Plasmodium reichenowi strain SY57 chromosome 12, whole genome shotgun sequence genome and harbors:
- a CDS encoding SUMO-activating enzyme subunit 2, putative encodes the protein MHKTIRKLFSDEVCDKIENMRILLVGAGGIGSEFLKNIITIGCKNIDIIDIDTIDITNLNRQFLFKKKDVKEYKSHVAKERALEHKKDLNINAYTFDVCTMKSSDIRKYDYVINALDNIKARKYVNKLCIMEKKVLIEAGSTGYNGQVYPIYYNQTKCYSCEEKPKNKTYAICTIRQTPSLPEHCVAWGRLIFETFFCKNDNETLIDIKNHIEEESKKRNMDKKEIIIFIFNYLFNDTIKELIYLKKDYTTIPIPIHFECDENIIDLFEYENEHKNNEKNIDKLNDNNKNNMGDNKYYSNNFNCEETNREKDDNVLMLSSQNIWDKKKCIEMYIKTFLKLYKYLNINKKEQQYLIFDKDDDECINFITSISNIRMLNFSINQKSKFDIQSIAGNIIPAISSTNAIVASLQAFQLIHVIEYFETLKNKNKKKINSNNSNNNNNNNNNNNNNNNNYEDNASYCDEEEYKTDHFNIRNSKAKHVWVKSIVNGNKIFSRGNLVNAEPLEIPNPNCYICQQPTIHIYIKNFDKMTLYNFVKDICMNELSFLYPFLDKDDRNIFDYDLFQENDDDYIQNLYASLNYWNIKHDEILLLTDFQNNNDQLEMHLKEDPSLETEYFIQQKKVPSKKRNITYMHVEGNMDTESVKKKKHILSDEHKETNDEKQPTKKRKQDSIKVEEIIIDDEESDNQNVVLID